From the Lathyrus oleraceus cultivar Zhongwan6 chromosome 4, CAAS_Psat_ZW6_1.0, whole genome shotgun sequence genome, one window contains:
- the LOC127075822 gene encoding glyoxylate/hydroxypyruvate reductase HPR3 has product MAKELPIVLVLGPPTCFSTLEPLYSHKFNFLNPKSSGLPLQQFMLANHHDPSTISAILCSGLFLVSADVISLFPSLRLIVSTSAGTDRIDLQECRRRGIQVAGSGGALSEDVADAAVALLIDVMRKITAADRYLRTRPNHSDAWDFPLGNKLSGKRVGIVGLGNIGIEVAKRLESFNCTIMYHSKHQKPSISYPFYSNVIDLATSSDALVVCCALNNQTRHMINKDVLLALGKEGFIVNVGRGGLIDEKQLIKCLKEGEIGGAGLDVYENEPHVDKDLFAMDNVVLSPHAAAYTGEAMLKLCEVAAENLEAFFLNKPLITPVMLG; this is encoded by the exons ATGGCGAAAGAGCTTCCAATAGTGCTTGTTCTTGGTCCACCAACCTGCTTCTCAACTCTCGAACCACTTTACTCTCACAAGTTCAATTTCTTGAACCCCAAATCCTCAGGACTTCCCTTGCAACAATTCATGCTCGCCAACCACCACGACCCATCAACAATTTCCGCAATACTCTGTAGTGGCTTATTTCTCGTTTCCGCCGACGTCATCAGTCTCTTCCCGTCGCTCCGTCTCATTGTCAGCACTAGTGCTGGAACTGACCGCATCGACCTTCAAGAGTGCCGTCGTCGCGGCATTCAGGTTGCCGGATCTGGAGGGGCTTTGTCGGAGGATGTGGCTGATGCGGCGGTGGCGTTGCTTATTGATGTAATGAGGAAAATTACAGCGGCTGATAGATATTTGAGAACGCGGCCAAACCATTCTGACGCTTGGGATTTCCCACTTGGCAACAAG TTATCAGGCAAGCGAGTAGGGATTGTTGGATTGGGAAATATTGGCATTGAAGTGGCAAAGCGATTAGAGTCATTCAATTGCACCATCATGTACCACTCAAAACATCAAAAACCATCAATTTCTTACCCTTTCTATTCCAACGTTATCGATCTTGCAACTTCTAGTGACGCACTTGTCGTGTGTTGCGCACTAAATAACCAAACACGACACATGATAAACAAGGATGTTCTTTTGGCCTTAGGAAAAGAAGGGTTTATTGTCAATGTTGGAAGAGGTGGTCTCATTGATGAGAAGCAATTGATCAAGTGTTTGAAGGAAGGAGAAATTGGAGGTGCTGGTTTGGATGTGTATGAGAATGAGCCTCATGTTGATAAAGATCTCTTTGCAATGGATAATGTGGTTTTATCTCCACATGCAGCTGCTTACACTGGTGAAGCTATGTTGAAATTGTGTGAAGTTGCGGCAGAGAATTTAGAAGCTTTCTTCTTGAATAAGCCATTAATTACTCCAGTGATGTTGGGTTAG